From a region of the Erythrobacter neustonensis genome:
- a CDS encoding DUF1465 family protein, with protein MARPTNLSRPIIEALYTEALVLADDVRAVFAAGVREPVLAEDAFVRLALSTEGLRTTTRMMHVLAWLLNQRALFSGELSENQVRLHGALPPDRGSDESQLALLEPETRALIAETEKLHQRIARLDEAWRQDFEMTSPARAFQDRIGREFSRRG; from the coding sequence ATGGCACGCCCCACCAATCTCTCGCGCCCGATCATTGAGGCGCTTTACACCGAAGCGCTGGTTCTGGCGGACGATGTGCGCGCGGTGTTTGCAGCCGGTGTGCGCGAGCCGGTGCTTGCCGAGGATGCCTTCGTGCGGCTCGCGCTGTCGACCGAGGGGCTGCGCACCACCACGCGGATGATGCATGTGCTGGCCTGGCTGCTCAACCAGCGCGCGCTGTTTTCGGGCGAATTGTCCGAAAACCAGGTGCGGCTGCACGGCGCGCTGCCGCCCGATCGCGGGTCGGATGAAAGCCAGCTCGCGCTGCTCGAACCCGAAACCCGCGCGCTGATCGCGGAGACCGAAAAGCTGCACCAGCGGATCGCCCGGCTGGACGAGGCATGGCGGCAGGATTTCGAGATGACCTCGCCCGCGCGCGCGTTTCAGGACCGGATCGGCCGCGAGTTCAGCCGTCGGGGCTGA
- the ptsP gene encoding phosphoenolpyruvate--protein phosphotransferase, with product MTAAAAARQILTRLTDVMASRLHAQGKLDQVVEIIGECLSSEVCSIYLLREGMLELFATRGLNQSAVHVTRMAIGEGLTGAIAQKVETLNLAEAKAHPDFQYRPETGEEKFHSFAGVPIVYRERAVGVLCVQHVEPRRYEEVEIEALQTTAMVLSELIANAELIDEEQALGLTAEMTGPQTLTGLTLVKGLGAGHAVYHQPRVEITQVMAEDTEAERQRVYRAFDKMREQIDTLASQAEFGAGGEHEEVLETYKMFAYDEGWSRRINEAIDSGLTAEAAIERVQQHTRMRMREIDDPLLADRMHDLEDLANRLLRIVAGQVGTAASQGLRRDTILIARNLGPAELLEYDKRRLKGVILEEGSLTAHVVIVARAMNVPVIGRAKGVRTTVREGDEILLDATAGSANVRPLPQLADAFQARFAKSREKQATYASLRDVEPFTRCGTRIQVMMNAGLRDDMSALGLTGADGVGLFRTEFQFLVSATLPQRERQTRLYRDVLDAAGDKPVIFRTVDIGGDKSVPYLASEIAAQDENPAMGWRALRLALEREGLMKIQARSLLEAAAGRSLYVMFPMVSEPWEFDAAKAVFDEQLAFLRAQKKLLPERINFGAMLEVPALAEVLDMLLPRLSFLSIGTNDLTQFLFAADRANPKLAERYDWLSPSILRFLKRVMQSSIGSGVDIGVCGEMGGRRLEALALLGIGYRRLSITPAAVGPIKELVRKVDLAELTAAMNGWLATPGPSLRAQLSQWADARDIEYD from the coding sequence ATGACCGCCGCCGCCGCCGCCCGCCAGATCCTTACCCGCCTGACCGATGTGATGGCCTCGCGCCTCCATGCGCAGGGCAAGCTCGATCAGGTGGTCGAGATCATCGGCGAATGCCTGTCGAGCGAGGTGTGCTCGATCTATCTCCTGCGCGAAGGGATGCTCGAACTCTTCGCCACCCGCGGCCTCAATCAGAGCGCGGTGCATGTCACCCGGATGGCGATCGGCGAAGGGTTGACCGGCGCGATCGCGCAGAAGGTCGAAACGCTCAATCTGGCCGAGGCCAAGGCCCATCCCGATTTCCAGTACCGCCCCGAAACGGGCGAGGAAAAGTTCCACTCCTTTGCCGGCGTCCCGATCGTCTACCGCGAACGTGCGGTGGGCGTTTTGTGCGTGCAGCATGTCGAGCCGCGCCGCTACGAGGAGGTCGAGATCGAGGCGCTCCAGACCACCGCGATGGTGCTGAGCGAGCTCATCGCGAATGCCGAACTGATCGACGAGGAACAGGCACTCGGCCTCACCGCTGAGATGACCGGGCCGCAGACGCTCACCGGCCTCACGCTGGTCAAGGGGCTGGGCGCGGGTCATGCGGTCTATCACCAGCCGCGGGTCGAGATCACGCAGGTCATGGCCGAGGACACCGAGGCCGAGCGCCAGCGCGTGTACCGCGCCTTCGACAAGATGCGCGAGCAGATCGACACCCTCGCCAGTCAGGCCGAATTCGGCGCGGGCGGCGAGCATGAAGAGGTGCTCGAGACCTACAAGATGTTCGCCTACGACGAAGGCTGGTCGCGGCGGATCAACGAAGCGATTGACAGCGGGCTGACCGCCGAAGCGGCGATCGAGCGCGTGCAGCAGCACACCCGTATGCGGATGCGCGAGATCGACGATCCGCTGCTCGCCGACCGGATGCACGATCTGGAAGATCTGGCGAACCGCCTGCTCCGCATCGTCGCCGGACAGGTCGGCACCGCGGCCTCGCAAGGTCTGCGGCGCGACACGATCCTGATCGCGCGCAATCTGGGCCCGGCCGAGCTGCTCGAATACGACAAGCGCCGGCTGAAGGGCGTGATCCTCGAAGAAGGCTCGCTCACCGCGCATGTGGTGATCGTCGCGCGGGCGATGAACGTGCCCGTGATCGGCCGCGCCAAGGGCGTGCGCACCACGGTGCGCGAAGGCGACGAGATCCTGCTCGATGCGACCGCGGGCAGCGCCAATGTCCGCCCGCTGCCGCAATTGGCCGATGCGTTTCAGGCGCGCTTTGCCAAGAGCCGCGAAAAACAGGCGACTTATGCGTCGCTGCGCGATGTCGAGCCCTTTACCCGCTGCGGCACGCGCATCCAGGTGATGATGAATGCCGGCCTGCGCGACGACATGAGCGCGCTTGGCCTGACCGGCGCGGACGGGGTGGGCCTGTTCCGCACCGAGTTCCAGTTCCTCGTCTCGGCCACGCTGCCGCAACGCGAGCGCCAGACGCGGCTCTATCGCGACGTGCTCGATGCTGCGGGCGACAAGCCGGTGATCTTCCGCACCGTCGACATCGGCGGCGACAAGTCGGTGCCCTATCTCGCCAGCGAGATCGCCGCGCAGGACGAGAACCCCGCGATGGGCTGGCGCGCGCTGCGGCTCGCGCTGGAACGCGAAGGCCTGATGAAGATCCAGGCGCGTTCGCTGCTCGAAGCGGCCGCCGGGCGCTCGCTTTACGTGATGTTCCCGATGGTTTCCGAACCGTGGGAATTCGATGCCGCCAAGGCGGTGTTCGACGAGCAGCTCGCTTTCCTGCGCGCACAGAAGAAGCTGCTGCCCGAACGGATCAATTTCGGCGCGATGCTCGAAGTGCCCGCGCTGGCCGAAGTGCTCGACATGCTGCTGCCGCGTTTGAGCTTCCTGTCGATCGGCACCAATGATCTGACGCAGTTCCTGTTCGCCGCGGACCGCGCCAACCCCAAGCTGGCCGAACGCTATGACTGGCTCAGCCCGTCGATCCTGCGCTTCCTCAAGCGCGTGATGCAGTCGAGCATCGGCAGCGGGGTCGATATCGGCGTTTGCGGCGAAATGGGCGGGCGCCGGCTGGAGGCGCTGGCATTGCTGGGCATCGGGTATCGCCGGTTGTCGATCACGCCGGCCGCGGTCGGGCCGATCAAGGAACTGGTGCGCAAGGTCGATCTGGCGGAGCTGACCGCAGCGATGAACGGCTGGCTCGCCACGCCGGGGCCGAGTCTGCGCGCGCAGCTGTCGCAATGGGCCGATGCGCGCGATATCGAATATGATTAA
- a CDS encoding MBL fold metallo-hydrolase, with translation MVTIPEKPWPTGMAEDVEPLVRRVLAPNPSPYTFTGTQTYVVGMADGPDCAVIDPGPNDPAHIDAVMAAVAGRKILAIMCTHTHRDHSPAAAPLSAQTGAPIVGCAPLVLAVDGPRSDEAFDPTYAPDRVLADGEGMRGTGWTLTAVATPGHTSNHLCFALAETGSLFTGDHVMGWSTSVVIPPDGDMGDYMASLDKLMAREDVRYHSAHGAAIEKPRQLVRGMIGHRRQREAQILRLLGERARPVGEFIPDMYKGLDPRLIGAAEMSVTAHLLDLERRALAARDGAVWRLS, from the coding sequence ATGGTCACCATCCCCGAAAAACCCTGGCCCACCGGCATGGCCGAAGACGTCGAGCCGCTGGTCCGCCGGGTGCTTGCGCCCAATCCCTCGCCCTACACCTTCACCGGCACCCAGACCTATGTCGTGGGGATGGCGGACGGGCCGGATTGCGCGGTGATCGACCCCGGCCCGAACGATCCTGCACATATCGATGCGGTCATGGCGGCGGTGGCGGGACGAAAGATCCTCGCGATCATGTGCACCCACACGCACCGCGACCATTCGCCTGCTGCCGCGCCGCTGTCGGCGCAGACGGGCGCGCCGATCGTCGGCTGCGCACCTTTGGTTCTGGCGGTGGATGGCCCCCGTTCGGACGAGGCCTTCGACCCGACCTATGCGCCCGACCGCGTGCTCGCCGATGGCGAAGGCATGCGCGGCACCGGCTGGACGCTGACCGCGGTTGCGACGCCGGGACACACCTCAAACCATCTGTGTTTCGCGCTCGCAGAAACAGGTTCGCTGTTCACCGGCGACCACGTGATGGGCTGGTCGACCAGCGTCGTCATCCCGCCCGATGGCGACATGGGCGATTACATGGCGAGCCTCGACAAGCTGATGGCGCGCGAGGATGTGCGCTACCATTCGGCCCACGGCGCCGCGATCGAGAAACCGCGCCAGCTGGTGCGCGGGATGATCGGCCACCGCCGCCAGCGCGAGGCGCAGATCCTGCGGCTTTTGGGCGAACGCGCACGGCCCGTCGGCGAGTTTATTCCCGACATGTACAAGGGCCTCGATCCGCGGCTGATCGGCGCTGCCGAAATGAGCGTGACCGCGCACCTGCTCGACCTGGAACGGCGCGCTCTGGCGGCGCGCGATGGCGCGGTGTGGCGCCTGTCCTGA
- a CDS encoding helix-turn-helix domain-containing protein: MNSENITGADTAPLPPISGAGAQLRAAREAQGLDVSHIAAETRIPRRHLEAIEAGDYESLPSRAYAIGFSRTYAKIVGLDPAMITDEVRLELADGSMRRTIPTPGIEPGDPARLPSAGLAWAAAGAVLILAIGIFAFYNTYFGSGADADELLAPQPVETAAPAVPVANVAPAPVPTGPVVLTAMEDGIWVRIYEEGGARLAERTLMQGDRLEVPASARDPRINTGRPDALGVTIGGQSVAKLADRAQTISGVPVSAAALAGRPAAGAATAAPAIMAPAPSAKATGPAGTGTR; encoded by the coding sequence ATGAACAGCGAAAATATCACCGGCGCAGACACTGCGCCTCTGCCGCCCATTTCCGGTGCCGGCGCGCAATTGCGGGCCGCGCGCGAGGCGCAGGGCCTCGACGTATCGCACATCGCGGCCGAAACGCGGATTCCGCGCCGCCATCTCGAAGCGATCGAAGCGGGCGATTACGAAAGCCTGCCGAGCCGTGCCTATGCGATCGGTTTTTCGCGCACCTATGCCAAGATCGTCGGGCTCGATCCGGCGATGATTACCGATGAAGTGCGGCTGGAACTGGCCGACGGGTCGATGCGGCGCACGATCCCCACGCCGGGCATCGAACCGGGCGATCCGGCGCGGCTGCCCTCGGCGGGCCTCGCCTGGGCCGCAGCGGGCGCGGTGCTGATCTTGGCGATCGGGATTTTCGCGTTCTACAACACCTATTTCGGTTCGGGCGCGGATGCGGACGAATTGCTCGCCCCGCAGCCTGTCGAAACCGCTGCGCCCGCCGTGCCTGTGGCTAATGTTGCGCCCGCTCCGGTGCCCACCGGCCCGGTGGTGCTGACCGCGATGGAGGACGGGATCTGGGTGCGGATCTACGAGGAAGGCGGCGCACGGCTGGCCGAACGCACGCTGATGCAGGGCGACCGGCTCGAAGTGCCGGCAAGCGCGCGCGATCCGCGGATCAACACCGGACGGCCCGATGCGCTGGGCGTGACGATCGGCGGGCAAAGCGTCGCCAAACTTGCGGACCGCGCGCAGACGATTTCGGGCGTGCCGGTGTCGGCTGCGGCGCTTGCCGGGCGTCCGGCGGCAGGTGCGGCGACCGCCGCGCCCGCGATCATGGCCCCGGCTCCTTCCGCCAAAGCGACCGGCCCCGCAGGCACGGGCACGCGTTAA
- a CDS encoding DUF2254 domain-containing protein, translating to MTTRLRLLWLSLKTSYWFYPAVLSISAFALSALTLYLDRTTNTAWLAEIGVIELAGPDSASDILVLVAGAMLGVASTVFSITIAAVAYASGTYGPRLLNNFMEDRGNKVSLAVFIATFVFCVNVLRTIRHEGATTTGFDGETLQLTSFVPNLSLLVAYALIVISVGTLVYFLHHIPSSIRIHTVLQAIGERLIRDIKATYPDKPSAPAPVRTADGAPIAAASPGYVQSISFGPLATLAKASGVCITLDCRTGDFVHPGMVLARWTRDAGVEALPDSDASFDCDKARECFVLGGMRTSDQDLRFGIDELVEIGLRALSPGINDPFTAITAMHWLGAATAELGHRYLDHHSDDNEKQDGDPRVIRRSVTFPEYVSRGFGSLRSGVARSPVAALVGLETLANAARVIDDETRKADLMREADLLFAQAQTGLAGPDLEMVQGRYHALGN from the coding sequence GTGACGACGCGCTTGAGACTGTTGTGGCTGTCGCTGAAAACCAGCTACTGGTTCTATCCCGCGGTGCTTTCCATCAGCGCTTTTGCGCTGTCGGCGCTGACGCTGTATCTCGATCGCACCACCAACACCGCCTGGCTGGCCGAGATCGGCGTGATCGAACTGGCCGGGCCGGACAGCGCATCGGATATTCTGGTGCTGGTCGCAGGCGCGATGCTGGGCGTCGCCTCGACGGTGTTCTCGATCACAATTGCCGCGGTCGCCTATGCAAGCGGCACCTATGGCCCGCGATTGCTCAACAACTTCATGGAAGACCGCGGCAACAAGGTGAGCCTTGCGGTGTTCATCGCCACTTTCGTGTTCTGCGTGAACGTGCTGCGCACGATCCGCCACGAGGGCGCAACGACCACCGGATTCGACGGTGAAACGCTGCAGCTTACCTCCTTCGTCCCCAACCTGTCGCTGCTGGTTGCCTACGCGCTGATCGTGATATCGGTGGGAACGCTGGTCTATTTCCTGCACCACATCCCGTCCTCGATCCGCATTCACACGGTGCTGCAGGCGATCGGCGAGCGGTTGATCCGCGACATCAAGGCGACCTACCCCGACAAGCCCTCGGCCCCCGCCCCCGTCCGCACCGCCGATGGCGCGCCCATTGCCGCGGCAAGCCCCGGTTATGTCCAGTCGATCAGCTTCGGCCCGCTCGCCACCCTCGCCAAGGCATCAGGCGTATGCATCACGCTCGACTGCCGCACCGGCGATTTCGTCCATCCGGGCATGGTGCTGGCGCGCTGGACGCGCGATGCAGGTGTCGAGGCCCTTCCCGATAGCGATGCCTCTTTCGATTGCGACAAGGCGCGCGAATGCTTCGTGCTGGGCGGAATGCGCACGTCCGATCAGGATTTGCGGTTCGGGATCGATGAACTGGTCGAGATTGGTCTGCGCGCGCTGTCGCCGGGGATCAACGATCCCTTCACCGCGATCACCGCGATGCACTGGCTGGGCGCAGCGACCGCGGAACTGGGCCACCGCTATCTCGACCACCACTCGGACGATAACGAGAAACAGGATGGCGATCCGCGTGTGATCCGCCGCAGCGTGACCTTCCCCGAATATGTCAGCCGCGGCTTCGGCTCGCTGCGCAGCGGCGTTGCACGCAGCCCGGTGGCCGCACTGGTCGGGCTCGAAACGCTCGCCAATGCCGCGCGCGTGATCGACGATGAAACCCGCAAGGCCGATCTGATGCGCGAAGCCGATCTGCTTTTCGCACAGGCGCAGACCGGGTTGGCCGGCCCCGACCTCGAAATGGTGCAAGGTCGCTATCACGCGCTCGGAAACTGA
- a CDS encoding DUF465 domain-containing protein, whose product MTEQELRKKLELLKTEHRDLDAAIAALTDAARGTASPDMLQIARLKKRKLRLRDQIAILEDTLLPDIIA is encoded by the coding sequence ATGACCGAGCAGGAGCTCAGGAAAAAGCTCGAATTGCTCAAGACCGAGCATCGCGACCTCGACGCGGCGATTGCGGCGTTGACCGATGCCGCGCGCGGGACCGCCTCGCCCGACATGCTCCAGATCGCCCGGCTGAAGAAGCGCAAGCTGCGGCTGCGCGATCAGATCGCGATCCTCGAAGACACGCTTCTGCCTGATATCATTGCCTGA
- a CDS encoding DUF465 domain-containing protein → MASIAESSHLTALQTKHAGIEARLRDEQARPVPDTAMIQSLKKQKLKLKEEIAGA, encoded by the coding sequence ATGGCATCGATCGCAGAGTCCTCGCACCTCACCGCCCTCCAGACCAAGCACGCCGGCATCGAAGCCCGCCTGCGCGACGAACAGGCAAGGCCCGTGCCGGACACCGCGATGATCCAGTCGCTCAAGAAGCAGAAGCTGAAATTGAAGGAAGAAATCGCGGGCGCCTGA
- a CDS encoding alkene reductase, producing MHDALFQPLTMGALTAKNRIHMAPLTRGRAAEPMFTPNDMMATYYRQRAGAGMILTEATGISREGLGWPSAPGIWSDEQTEAWKATTKAVHEEGGLIVMQLWHMGRIVHPWFLDGEPPFSASATTAPGDAHTPVGKQPYAQAREMTHEDIKRTIADYRRAAENAKKAGFDGVQLHAANGYLVDQFLRDKTNLRTDEYGGSPENRTRFMREVLEALIDVWGADRVGIRLSPNGDSQGTDDSNPPATFGAAAKVCEELGLAFVELREPGPDGTFGNTDVPKQSPLIRQIYTGPLILNSDYTAEEAVADVESGKCDAVSFGRPYISNPDLDKRIAVGAHWNPNKDVPKSWYFPIPEGYIDYPTLEEEQAQSAD from the coding sequence ATGCACGACGCTTTGTTCCAGCCGCTCACAATGGGCGCGCTTACTGCGAAAAACCGCATCCACATGGCCCCGCTCACCCGCGGGCGCGCGGCCGAACCGATGTTCACGCCCAACGATATGATGGCGACCTATTACCGCCAGCGTGCGGGCGCAGGGATGATCCTGACCGAAGCGACCGGGATCAGCCGCGAAGGCCTGGGCTGGCCTAGCGCGCCGGGTATCTGGAGTGACGAGCAGACCGAAGCTTGGAAAGCGACCACCAAGGCGGTGCACGAGGAAGGCGGCCTCATCGTCATGCAGCTGTGGCACATGGGCCGGATCGTGCATCCCTGGTTCCTCGATGGCGAACCGCCGTTTTCCGCCAGCGCCACCACCGCGCCGGGCGACGCGCACACGCCGGTCGGCAAGCAGCCCTATGCGCAGGCGCGCGAAATGACGCATGAGGATATCAAGCGCACGATCGCCGATTACCGCCGCGCCGCCGAAAACGCCAAGAAGGCGGGCTTCGACGGGGTGCAGCTCCACGCCGCGAACGGCTACCTCGTCGACCAGTTCCTGCGCGACAAGACCAACTTGCGCACCGACGAATATGGCGGCAGCCCTGAAAACCGCACCCGCTTCATGCGCGAGGTGCTCGAAGCATTGATCGACGTGTGGGGCGCGGACCGCGTCGGCATCCGCCTGTCGCCCAATGGCGATTCGCAAGGCACCGATGACAGCAACCCGCCCGCCACCTTCGGTGCAGCGGCCAAGGTGTGCGAGGAACTCGGCCTTGCCTTCGTCGAGCTGCGCGAACCCGGCCCCGACGGCACCTTCGGCAACACCGACGTGCCCAAGCAAAGCCCGCTGATCCGCCAGATCTACACCGGCCCGCTGATCCTCAATTCGGATTACACCGCCGAGGAAGCCGTGGCCGACGTGGAAAGCGGCAAATGCGATGCGGTGAGCTTCGGCCGCCCGTATATTTCGAACCCCGATCTCGACAAGCGGATCGCGGTGGGCGCGCACTGGAACCCGAACAAGGACGTGCCCAAGAGCTGGTATTTCCCGATCCCCGAAGGTTACATCGATTATCCGACGCTCGAAGAAGAACAGGCGCAGTCTGCCGATTGA
- the nadA gene encoding quinolinate synthase NadA produces MSLLTKNPTGADLLAEIDRLRKEKNAVILAHYYQTPDIQDIADFVGDSLELSRKAAATDADVIAFCGVKFMADTAKILSPQKTVILPDMDAGCSLEDSCPPEKFRAFREAHPDHIALTYINCSTEVKALSDVIVTSSSAETILAQIPPEQKIIFGPDRHLGGYLSRKFNREMLLWPGVCIVHEAFSETELLKLKEQYPDAPIAAHPECPPTIIDHADYVGSTSGILSFAKTFPGDTLIVATEPHIIHQMEKALPEKTFIGAPGADGNCSCNICPYMALNTMEKLYTALRDLSPQIEIEEGIRLKAKRSLDRMLDMASGTVGMGDLGKVRFSGD; encoded by the coding sequence ATGAGCCTGCTGACCAAGAACCCCACCGGTGCCGATCTGCTGGCCGAGATCGACCGTCTGCGGAAGGAAAAGAACGCGGTTATCCTCGCGCATTATTACCAGACGCCCGATATCCAGGACATCGCCGATTTTGTCGGCGACAGCCTCGAATTGTCGCGCAAGGCGGCGGCGACCGATGCCGACGTAATTGCGTTCTGCGGGGTCAAATTCATGGCCGACACCGCCAAGATCCTCAGCCCCCAGAAGACCGTGATCCTGCCCGACATGGACGCCGGGTGCTCCCTTGAGGATTCCTGCCCGCCCGAGAAATTCCGCGCCTTCCGCGAAGCCCACCCCGATCACATCGCGCTGACCTACATCAACTGCTCGACCGAGGTTAAGGCGCTGTCGGACGTGATCGTCACCAGTTCCAGCGCCGAGACGATCCTTGCCCAGATCCCGCCCGAACAGAAGATCATCTTCGGCCCCGACCGGCACCTTGGTGGCTACCTCAGCCGCAAGTTCAACCGCGAAATGCTGCTGTGGCCCGGCGTGTGCATCGTCCACGAAGCCTTCAGCGAAACCGAGCTGCTCAAGCTGAAGGAGCAATATCCGGATGCGCCGATCGCCGCGCACCCCGAATGCCCGCCGACGATCATCGACCATGCGGACTATGTCGGCTCGACCAGCGGCATCCTCTCCTTCGCCAAGACCTTCCCCGGCGACACGCTGATCGTCGCGACCGAGCCGCACATCATCCACCAGATGGAAAAGGCGCTCCCCGAAAAGACCTTCATCGGCGCGCCGGGGGCTGACGGGAACTGCTCGTGCAATATCTGCCCCTACATGGCGCTGAACACGATGGAGAAGCTCTATACGGCGCTGCGCGATCTTTCGCCGCAGATCGAGATCGAGGAAGGCATCCGCCTCAAGGCCAAGCGCAGCCTCGACCGCATGCTCGACATGGCCAGCGGCACCGTGGGCATGGGCGATCTCGGCAAGGTGCGTTTCAGCGGGGATTGA
- the glpK gene encoding glycerol kinase GlpK — protein MSDYILVLDEGTTSTRAMLFASDGALVASAQEPLTQHYPQAGWVEHDPREIWDKTLACAQSLLAKAGGAAMIACIGMTNQRETVVAWNRETGEPLTNAIVWQDRRSEPFCAELRDAGHEAGVQERTGLRLDPYFSGTKMRWMLDNVEQVRAAADAGTLAFGTVESWLVFKLTGGAAHISDASNASRTLLMGLEDAQFDESLCDLLGVPLSALPKVVDTCGALAMTDAALLGRSIPITGLAGDQQAATIGQACLSPGETKATYGTGAFVLTCQGGRIPRSANRLLGTVLTQCDGARTYAIEGSVFVAGSLVQWLRDSLGILEVASETEALARSIPDSGGVVIVPALAGLGAPHWRADARGVIAGLSFASGKAELARAALESMAHQTHDLCAAFTADGAPWATLRIDGGMAANDWMAQDLADMLEVTVERPGFVETTALGAAMLAAAGAGLYPDLASAAQAMRGRLTRFTPSMTDDVRRSRLDAWQKALAAA, from the coding sequence ATGTCCGACTATATTCTGGTGCTCGACGAAGGCACCACGTCCACCCGCGCGATGCTGTTTGCATCCGATGGCGCGCTGGTGGCTTCGGCGCAGGAACCCCTGACGCAGCACTACCCGCAGGCCGGCTGGGTCGAACACGACCCGCGCGAAATCTGGGACAAGACCCTCGCCTGCGCGCAAAGCCTGCTGGCCAAGGCGGGCGGGGCGGCGATGATCGCCTGCATCGGGATGACCAACCAGCGCGAAACCGTGGTGGCCTGGAACCGCGAAACGGGCGAGCCGCTGACCAACGCGATCGTCTGGCAGGACCGCCGCAGCGAACCCTTCTGCGCCGAGCTGCGCGATGCGGGGCACGAGGCAGGCGTGCAGGAACGCACGGGCCTGCGCCTCGATCCCTATTTCTCGGGCACCAAGATGCGCTGGATGCTCGACAACGTGGAGCAAGTGCGCGCGGCGGCAGATGCCGGCACGCTGGCCTTCGGCACGGTCGAAAGCTGGCTGGTGTTCAAGCTGACCGGCGGGGCGGCGCACATCAGCGATGCCAGCAACGCCAGCCGCACGCTGTTGATGGGGCTCGAGGATGCGCAGTTCGACGAAAGCCTGTGCGATCTGCTGGGTGTGCCGCTGTCGGCGCTGCCCAAGGTGGTCGACACCTGCGGCGCGCTGGCGATGACCGATGCTGCGCTGCTCGGCCGAAGCATCCCGATCACGGGCCTTGCGGGCGATCAGCAGGCCGCGACCATCGGGCAGGCGTGCCTTTCGCCGGGCGAAACCAAGGCGACCTATGGCACCGGGGCCTTCGTGCTGACCTGCCAGGGGGGGCGCATCCCGCGCTCGGCCAACCGGCTGCTCGGCACAGTGCTGACCCAGTGCGACGGCGCGCGCACCTATGCGATCGAAGGCTCGGTGTTTGTTGCGGGCAGTCTGGTGCAGTGGCTGCGCGATTCGCTCGGCATCCTCGAAGTTGCTTCCGAGACCGAGGCGCTGGCGCGCTCGATCCCCGACAGCGGAGGGGTGGTGATCGTGCCCGCGCTCGCCGGGCTGGGCGCACCGCACTGGCGGGCGGATGCGCGCGGGGTGATCGCGGGGCTGTCGTTTGCCAGCGGCAAGGCCGAACTGGCGCGCGCCGCGCTCGAATCGATGGCGCACCAGACGCATGACCTGTGCGCCGCCTTCACCGCCGACGGCGCGCCCTGGGCGACCTTGCGGATCGATGGCGGCATGGCGGCAAACGACTGGATGGCGCAGGATCTGGCCGACATGCTGGAGGTGACGGTCGAACGACCGGGCTTTGTCGAAACCACCGCGCTGGGCGCGGCGATGCTGGCGGCAGCAGGAGCCGGGCTCTATCCCGATCTCGCGAGCGCGGCGCAGGCGATGCGCGGGCGGCTCACCCGCTTCACGCCTTCGATGACGGACGATGTGCGCCGCTCCCGGCTCGATGCATGGCAAAAGGCGCTGGCGGCGGCGTGA
- a CDS encoding DMT family transporter — protein sequence MENEGPSQAELVQAEKRPAAWLLLLALLGGNVALAIGPWFVRLADTGPVAAGFWRLFLALPFMALLARANRQPLTGMPVMTMALVALGAVTFALDLASWHIGIGMTRLGNATLFGNAGSIVLLFWGFIVHRTAPGRLEWLAIVFALAGAAILMGRSLEISDATLIGDLFSVAAGLLYAVYLLTLQNARGAFGSWSLLFWVSVFGAPVLLVIALALGEPVWPQAWGPIVGLFVLSQLVGQGLMVFALRYFPPLVVGLALLTQPVVASIYGWLAFGEVLSGTDIVGMVLVGAALAVARAKA from the coding sequence ATGGAAAATGAGGGTCCGTCCCAAGCAGAACTTGTCCAAGCGGAAAAGCGCCCGGCGGCGTGGCTGCTGCTGTTGGCGCTGCTGGGCGGCAACGTGGCGCTGGCGATCGGGCCGTGGTTCGTGCGGCTGGCCGATACCGGCCCGGTCGCGGCAGGGTTCTGGCGCTTGTTCCTCGCGCTGCCGTTCATGGCACTGCTCGCGCGTGCCAACCGCCAGCCGCTGACGGGGATGCCGGTGATGACGATGGCGCTGGTCGCGCTGGGGGCGGTGACCTTCGCGCTCGATCTGGCCAGCTGGCATATCGGGATCGGGATGACGCGGCTGGGCAATGCGACGCTGTTCGGCAATGCCGGGTCGATCGTGCTGTTGTTCTGGGGCTTCATCGTCCACCGCACGGCGCCCGGGCGGCTCGAATGGCTGGCGATCGTCTTCGCGCTGGCCGGCGCGGCGATCCTGATGGGGCGCAGCCTCGAAATCTCCGACGCGACGCTGATCGGCGATCTGTTCTCGGTCGCGGCAGGGCTGCTTTACGCGGTCTATCTGCTGACGCTTCAGAACGCGCGCGGGGCGTTCGGATCGTGGAGCCTGCTGTTCTGGGTCAGCGTGTTCGGCGCGCCGGTGCTGCTTGTCATTGCCCTTGCGTTGGGGGAGCCGGTGTGGCCGCAGGCGTGGGGGCCGATTGTCGGCCTGTTCGTATTGAGCCAGCTGGTGGGGCAGGGGCTGATGGTCTTCGCGCTCAGGTATTTCCCGCCGCTGGTGGTGGGGCTTGCACTGCTCACCCAGCCCGTGGTCGCCTCGATCTACGGCTGGCTGGCGTTCGGCGAGGTCTTGTCGGGCACCGATATCGTCGGAATGGTGCTGGTCGGCGCGGCGCTCGCGGTGGCGCGGGCGAAGGCTTAG